In Pyrus communis chromosome 1, drPyrComm1.1, whole genome shotgun sequence, the following are encoded in one genomic region:
- the LOC137719111 gene encoding uncharacterized protein At1g76070, protein MTSEYNRFRHRHRHRHHHNHHQNLHMHNHQTSTFLPMLCSRPSIKDVSLPKSASVKDEPLSPRISCTGQVKRSNKVSGFPTPLTTHRLLTLSSNPNSKYNIISSPNNHLKYSKLKKLFSGKNLNNPNAAAAATSTTATTNTTTRCSRRQVIVNSNNGGSGPRISNGHDCVANINLVDLDPPLPVIKRVHKKPAEEQEEEMNSLWKRRSGGVELKGLQLKQIHHPRHLNQPITV, encoded by the coding sequence ATGACAAGTGAATACAACCGCTtccgccaccgccaccgccaccgccaccaccacaaccaccatcAGAATCTGCATATGCATAATCATCAGACAAGCACATTCTTGCCCATGTTATGTTCGAGACCATCCATCAAAGATGTGAGCCTTCCAAAGTCTGCATCCGTAAAAGATGAACCTTTGTCCCCAAGAATCAGTTGCACGGGCCAAGTGAAAAGAAGCAACAAAGTCAGTGGCTTTCCAACCCCTCTCACCACTCACAGACTACTCACCCTCTCCTCCAACCCTAATTCCAAGTACAATATTATCAgcagccccaacaaccacctcAAGTACTCCAAGCTCAAGAAACTCTTCTCTGGCAAAAACCTAAACAACCCTAATGCCGCCGCCGCTGCTACCTCCACAACAGCCACTACAAACACCACCACAAGATGTAGTAGAAGGCAAGTGATTGTGAATAGTAACAATGGTGGAAGTGGGCCCCGGATTAGTAACGGTCATGATTGTGTTGCGAATATTAACCTAGTGGATTTGGATCCTCCTCTGCCTGTGATCAAGAGGGTGCACAAGAAGCCTgctgaagaacaagaagaagagatgAACAGTCTTTGGAAGAGGAGATCTGGTGGGGTTGAATTGAAAGGTTTGCAGCTTAAACAGATTCACCATCCTAGGCACCTAAATCAACCCATTACTGTTTAA
- the LOC137746904 gene encoding uncharacterized protein, with the protein MTGGRCHEKKMMGRGADGGCGTEERPCPIPRVPPKIPATQPEIPEKSSSSLRIDFFSQAKKALCERSPFDVAEDGSASSVPTTLPRGLASFLSRQSDSRKRHKKSHAGAEKKSSRQSERSRCNNIWVETEDYFRPLTLPDIDALFQVSELSNLASRKCFSIPVVGNVPRRNANENVNANGVGVSEDDASGGKLNSVVVKDESINGGNANDSHVKYENANDGDANDGVVKAECANDGNADSVSVENVNENGGNENGVVEDEAKTEKDEHSMEIDCVRASGLPVGGKGSFNSYSPSGVEWLLGYRNKISLTSERPSKKRKVLGADAGLEKVLIASPCDGSSSLCHFCCMGDAGKESNRLIVCSSCKVGVHQKCYGVLEDVDASWLCSWCKQKMDTNDSVKPCVLCSKKGGALKPVLKSVENGGSLDFAHLFCCQWMPEVYIEDIAKMEPIINVGGITETRRKLICNICKVKWGACVRCSHGTCRTSFHPLCAREARQRMEIWGKYGCDNVELRAFCSKHSEVPDNSNSQLVSPSISADKNSNVSNHLPMALSENKLNKLRIGPRNGDKTAVPPDIVSDKSGDSESQEIVFPVPSLNSGLTSEGGEAEPMIDAGAFERSKEDVNASNSLKFSLILKKLIDCGKVNAKDVALDIGLSPDSLSASLADHTVAPDVQSRIVKWLRDHSNLDLKQKNGKMKLRSAISSMTEFGGSDGSEAASLSESDMADVAVKSVPPRRRTKSSIRILKDNKVISSSEGTCNDNGTLDKIKFDQPIIDEQENLSKASVPDPVEKNLTEADGVQNSLLTHSPRSEGLSSKPLNCSPLQMGQEQLATIPLQGTSVVPELNKSVTEEVPGCYVHPYIENKLLEMQTGVSLENPIYGSSDGVISRLEASSHASVCCNHQNKHPKCCDMICKSDEMNLEQLVKAQEMGVLEMSPEDEVEGELIYYQHRLLNSAIARKHFTDNLVSYVAKGLPLEIDAARRQKWDAVLVNQYLCELREAKKQGRKERRHKEAQAVLAAATAAAAASSRISSFRKDALDESSHQENVTKLNTSSGRSSFSSQMMPRPKETFPRVAVPRISLEKHSGFVQSVTDFSKEHPRSCDICRRSETLLNPILVCSSCKVAIHLDCYRRTRESAGPWYCELCEELSSSCGAGAPVNFWEKDHFVAECGLCGGKTGAFRKCSDGKWVHAFCAEWIFESTFRRGQVSPIEGMETISKGLDFCVICRRKCGVCIKCNYGNCQSTFHPSCARSSGLYMNVKTVGGKIQHKAYCEKHSVEQRTKAEQQKHGTEELENLRKIRVELERVRLLCERIIKREKVKRELLICSHDLLAVRRDHVARSVLVNSRFLPPNVSSESATTSLNDVTVDSTISVKRRRVPITIDNDPKTDDDSSTSQNHSTKSLPERPQLSEKQIPCRASSAATCNLLEDGGWRSKSRKHAETFEKELVMTSDQASMKNMKLPKGYAYVPADCIPNEKQINQDSCSGEQPQGDG; encoded by the exons ATGACCGGAGGCCGATGTCACGAGAAGAAGATGATGGGTAGGGGTGCGGACGGAGGTTGCGGCACCGAGGAGAGGCCTTGCCCAATTCCTAGGGTTCCGCCCAAAATTCCGGCGACTCAGCCGGAAATTCCCGAGAAGTCGTCGAGCTCTTTGAGAATTGATTTTTTCTCACAGGCTAAGAAGGCGTTGTGTGAGCGCTCGCCTTTTGATGTTGCCGAGGACGGCTCAGCTTCGAGTGTGCCCACCACCTTGCCTAGGGGCTTGGCTAGCTTTTTGTCGAGGCAGTCGGACAGTCGGAAGCGGCATAAGAAGTCGCATGCGGGTGCGGAGAAGAAGAGTTCTCGGCAGAGCGAGAGGTCCCGGTGTAACAACATTTGGGTGGAGACTGAGGATTACTTTAGACCCTTGACATTGCCTGATATCGACGCCTTATTTCAGGTATCTGAGCTTAGTAATTTAGCTTCTCGCAAGTGTTTTTCGATTCCGGTTGTTGGAAATGTTCCAAGGCGGAATGCAAATGAGAACGTGAATGCAAATGGAGTTGGTGTCAGTGAGGACGATGCAAGTGGTGGCAAGTTAAATAGTGTTGTTGTCAAGGATGAGAGTATAAATGGGGGGAATGCAAATGATTCCCATGTTAAGTATGAGAATGCAAACGATGGGGATGCTAATGATGGTGTCGTCAAGGCCGAGTGTGCGAATGATGGGAACGCCGATTCAGTTTCAGTTGAAAACGTGAATGAGAATGGTGGAAATGAAAATGGGGTTGTCGAAGATGAGGCCAAGACAGAGAAGGATGAGCATTCCATGGAAATTGATTGTGTGAGAGCTTCTGGGTTGCCTGTGGGGGGAAAGGGTAGTTTTAATTCATATTCTCCCAGTGGTGTTGAGTGGCTTTTAGGATACAGGAATAAGATTTCTTTAACATCAGAGCGCCCGTCAAAGAAGAGGAAGGTTCTGGGTGCTGATGCAGGGTTGGAGAAAGTGTTAATAGCCTCTCCATGTGATGGGAGTTCATCTTTATGCCATTTCTGCTGCATGGGTGATGCAGGCAAAGAGTCAAACCGATTGATTGTCTGTAGTTCTTGTAAGGTTGGAGTTCATCAGAAGTGCTATGGAGTGCTAGAGGATGTAGATGCATCATGGTTATGCTCTTGGTGTAAGCAGAAGATGGATACTAATGATTCAGTCAAGCCTTGTGTGCTTTGCTCAAAGAAGGGTGGCGCTTTAAAGCCGGTTCTTAAGAGTGTTGAAAATGGTGGATCTCTGGATTTTGCTCACTTGTTTTGTTGTCAGTGGATGCCTGAGGTTTATATAGAGGACATAGCAAAGATGGAGCCTATCATAAATGTTGGAGGAATAACTGAAACTCGCAGAAAATTAATATGTAACATATGCAAGGTGAAGTGGGGCGCTTGTGTTCGATGCAGTCATG GAACTTGCAGAACTTCGTTTCATCCATTATGTGCAAGGGAGGCAAGACAGAGAATGGAAATTTGGGGAAAATATGGGTGCGATAAT GTTGAGCTGAGGGCATTTTGTTCAAAGCACTCGGAAGTACCAGATAACAGCAACAGTCAATTGGTATCTCCGTCCATCTCAGCTGACAAGAACTCAAATGTCTCCAACCATCTTCCGATGGCATTGTcggaaaacaaattaaacaagttAAGGATTGGCCCTAGAAATGGTGATAAAACTGCAGTCCCTCCAGATATTGTTTCTGACAAATCGGGTGATAGTGAATCACAGGAAATAGTGTTTCCTGTTCCAAGTTTAAATTCTGGGCTGACATCAGAGGGTGGTGAAGCAGAGCCGATGATTGATGCAGGGGCATTTGAGAGAAGCAAAGAGGATGTTAATGCATCTAATTCCCTTAAATTTTCTCTGATTTTGAAGAAG CTGATTGATTGTGGAAAAGTTAATGCGAAGGATGTGGCATTGGACATTGGCCTCTCACCTGATTCCTTATCTGCTTCACTTGCT GATCATACTGTGGCGCCTGATGTGCAAAGCAGAATAGTTAAATGGCTCAGAGACCATTCTAACTTGGATTTAAAGCAGAAAAATGGGAAAATGAAATTGAGATCAGCAATTTCATCCATGACTGAGTTTGGGGGTTCTGATGGTTCTGAAGCTGCTTCATTATCAGAGTCTGATATGGCAGATGTAGCTGTTAAGTCTGTACCCCCACGGAGAAGAACCAAAAGTAGTATTAGGATTTTGAAGGATAACAAAGTAATAAGCTCATCCGAGGGGACCTGTAATGACAATGGCACATTGGACAAGATTAAGTTTGATCAACCCATCATTGatgaacaagaaaatttaagTAAAGCGTCTGTTCCTGATCCTGTTGAGAAG AATCTGACGGAGGCCGATGGGGTTCAAAATTCTTTGCTGACACATTCACCCAGATCAGAAG GTCTGTCATCTAAACCCTTGAATTGCAGCCCTTTGCAAATGGGTCAAGAGCAGTTGGCTACTATTCCTTTGCAGGGCACCTCAGTTGTTCCTGAATTGAA TAAATCTGTGACTGAAGAAGTTCCTGGTTGTTATGTCCATCCGTATATTGAAAATAAGTTGTTGGAGATGCAAACCGGGGTGTCCTTAGAAAATCCAATATACG GTTCAAGTGATGGAGTGATCTCACGTTTGGAGGCATCTTCTCATGCCAGTGTTTGCTGTAATCACCAAAATAAGCATCCAAAATGCTGTGATATGATATGTAAGTCTGATGAGATGAATCTAGAACAGTTGGTAAAGGCTCAAGAAATGGGAGTTCTAGAAATGTCTCCAGAGGATGAAGTGGAAGGAGAACTCATTTATTACCAGCATAGGTTGCTCAACAGTGCAATTGCAAGAAAGCATTTTACTG ATAATTTAGTATCTTATGTTGCTAAGGGTCTTCCATTGGAGATTGATGCAGCACGGAGGCAAAAATGGGATGCTGTACTTGTTAACCAGTATCTTTGTGAGCTTAGGGAGGCAAAGAAGCAGGGTAGGAAGGAGAGACGGCATAAAGAAGCACAGGCTGTGCTAGCAGCTGCAACCGCTGCTGCTGCAGCCTCTTCTAGGATTTCATCATTTAGGAAAGATGCCCTTGACGAATCTTCCCATCAGGAG AATGTGACGAAGTTGAATACCTCTAGTGGGAGGTCCAGTTTTTCCTCACAGATGATGCCGCGGCCGAAAGAGACGTTTCCAAGAGTGGCTGTTCCCAGGATTTCATTAGAAAAACACTCTGGTTTTGTTCAATCAGTCACTGATTTTTCCAAAGAACATCCTAGATCTTGTGACATCTGCAGACGTTCGGAAACGTTGTTAAACCCGATCTTAGTCTGTTCTAGTTGCAAG GTTGCCATTCACTTGGATTGCTATCGTAGAACTAGAGAATCCGCAGGTCCATGGTATTGTGAATTATGTGAAGAACTGTCATCATCTTGTGGCGCTGGTGCACCTGTCAATTTTTGGGAGAAAGATCATTTTGTTGCAGAATGTGGTTTATGTGGTGGAAAAACAGGTGCATTTAGGAAGTGTTCTGATGGTAAATGGGTTCATGCCTTCTGTGCCGAG TGGATCTTCGAGTCAACATTCCGAAGGGGGCAAGTATCTCCCATAGAGGGAATG GAGACGATTTCTAAGGGGCTGGATTTTTGTGTTATCTGCCGACGCAAATGTGGTGTCTGTATAAAA TGTAACTATGGCAATTGTCAGTCAACATTTCATCCCTCGTGTGCTAGAAGTTCTGGTCTTTACATGAATGTGAAAACTGTCGGTGGAAAGATCCAACACAAGGCATACTGTGAAAAGCATAGTGTTGAGCAGAGGACAAAG GCTGAACAACAAAAACATGGAACTGAGGAGTTAGAGAACCTCAGGAAAATCAGA GTTGAACTAGAGAGGGTACGCCTACTTTGTGAAAGAATCATCAAACGAGAAAAAGTAAAG AGGGAACTGCTCATTTGTTCACATGACCTTCTTGCTGTGAGGAGAGATCACGTTGCTCGGTCCGTGCTTGTTAATAGTCGTTTCTTGCCACCTAATGTTAGTTCTGAATCAGCTACAACATCTCTTAATGATGTGACTGTGGATAGTACAATTTCTGTGAAGCGGCGAAGAGTTCCTATAACTATTGACAACGACCCGAAAACAGATGATGACAGCTCCACATCGCAAAACCATTCTACCAAAAGCCTTCCGGAGAGGCCACAACTTTCTGAGAAACAGATTCCATGCAGAGCTTCAAGTGCTGCCACCTGTAATCTTTTGGAAGATGGAGGATGGAGGTCAAAATCTAGGAAG CATGCCGAGACATTTGAGAAAGAACTGGTAATGACATCGGATCAAGCATcgatgaaaaatatgaaattaccGAAAGGATATGCATATGTTCCTGCTGATTGCATTCCCAACGAGAAGCAGATCAACCAGGATTCTTGTTCTGGTGAACAACCGCAAGGAGATGGGTAG
- the LOC137736466 gene encoding histone acetyltransferase of the MYST family 2-like — MGSIRSPPSAENGSATTNPATATCDADRKPQAGDGYQPSANEMTPESEFMKKRKSSMLPLEVGTRVMCRWRDNKYHPVKVIERRRVHCGGPNDYEYYVHYTEFNRRLDEWVKLDQLDLDSVEAVVDEKVEDKVTSLKMTRHQKRKIDETHVEGHEELDAASLREHEEFTKVKNIATIELGRYEIETWYFSPFPPEYNDSLKLYFCEFCLNFMKRKEQLQRHMRKCDLKHPPGDEIYRSGTLSMFEVDGKKNKVYGQNLCYLAKLFLDHKTLYYDVDLFLFYILCECDDRGCHMVGYFSKEKHSEESYNLACILTLPPYQRKGYGKFLIAFSYELSKKEGKVGTPERPLSDLGLLSYRGYWTRVLLDILKKHKGNISIKELSDMTAIKAEDILNTLQSLELIQYRKGQHVICADPKVLDRHLKAAGRGGLEVDVSKLIWTPYKEQG, encoded by the exons ATGGGTTCGATAAGATCACCGCCTAGTGCGGAGAACGGCTCTGCCACCACTAACCCGGCCACCGCCACATGCGACGCCGATAGAAAGCCTCAGGCCGGCGATGGATACCAACCTTCGGCCAACGAAATGACGCCGGAGTCGGAATTTATGAAAAAGCGAAAGTCATCGATGCTTCCTTTGGAGGTCGGCACGCGCGTCATGTGCCGGTGGAGGGACAACAAGTACCACCCCGTGAAGGTCATCGAACGACGGAGAGTGCATTGCGGTGGGCCCAACGACTACGAGTATTACGTCCACTACACTGAGT TCAATAGGAGGCTTGATGAGTGGGTGAAACTTGACCAACTGGATCTTGATTCAGTAGAGGCTGTAGTTGATGAGAAAGTGGAGGACAAG GTTACAAGCTTGAAAATGACTCGTCATCAGAAGCGGAAGATCGACGAGACACATGTAGAG GGCCATGAGGAACTTGATGCTGCCAGCTTGCGTGAACATGAAGAGTTTacaaaagtgaaaaatatagcaACCATAGAACTTGGAAGATATGAAATTGAGACATGGTACTTCTCCCCCTTTCCACCAGAATATAATGACTCTTTGAAGCTGTACTTTTGTGAGTTCTGCCTCAATTTCATGAAGCGCAAAGAACAGCTTCAAAGGCATATG AGGAAATGCGATCTCAAGCATCCCCCTGGTGATGAGATATACCGAAGTGGTACACTTTCTATGTTTGAG GTTGATGGCAAAAAGAACAAGGTTTATGGGCAGAATCTTTGTTATTTGGCGAAATTGTTTCTTGATCACAAGACCCTGTATTATGATGTTGACCTCTTtctgttttatattttatgtgAATGTGATGATCGTGGATGCCATATGGTTGGATATTTTTCCAAG GAAAAACATTCAGAGGAATCTTATAACTTGGCATGTATACTCACCCTTCCTCCATATCAAAGAAAAGGCTATGGAAAATTTTTGATTGCCTTTT CATATGAACTCTCAAAGAAAGAAGGTAAAGTTGGCACGCCTGAAAGACCCCTCTCTGACCTAGGATTGCTGAGTTATAGAGGGTACTGGACCCGGGTGCTTCTAGACATTTTGAAAAAGCACAAGGGAAATATTTCAATCAAG GAGCTTAGTGACATGACAGCCATCAAGGCAGAGGACATATTGAACACCCTTCAGAGTCTTGAATTGATACAGTACAGGAAGGGGCAGCATGTCATCTGTGCAGACCCAAAGGTCCTGGATCGGCATCTAAAAGCAGCCGGTCGTGGGGGCCTGGAAGTCGATGTTAGCAAACTGATCTGGACGCCGTATAAAGAACAAGGGTGA